GGACTGGACGGGGTCGTCCTCCTCCAGCCAGTCGAAGGCGTCCGAATCAAACGCCACATATCCTGCCAGATCCGGGTCCTCGAAACCGAACGCTGCGGCTTCGGCGGTGCGCCCGCCGGCAGTGACATCAAAGGCGGTCCCCGGGGTGCTGTGCCGGCTGAACGGGATGCCGGGGTGCAGCACCGGGGGAGCGTCGGCGCCGGTTGGTGCGGGTGCGGCGGGACTTAGGACACCGGCGACGCCGTCGGCCGGCACCGCATAACAGGGCACCACCCGCCGGGGTTCCCAGACGATGACGGCACGGCGGGAGTCCAGGACCACATCCGTCCCGAGCAGGGCCCGAATGTGCTTGGTGGTGGGTTCGTAGCGAAGTTCGCGCGAGAGCGCCTGGAGGGATGCGGAGATTTTGGTGGCCATGGTTACAGCGTGCGCCAGCCGGAGGGACTGGTCAATCCCATGGTGCCCACGAGAGCTGGTCCAAGCTGCGAGATCGCTGGTTGCTCGGTGATTTTCGCCGCCAACACCCTATCTCGCGGCAGCCTGCCCCACGCGGCCAGTTGAACTACTTGTGCAGGCCTTGGAACGCCATGGAAATCACGTCGTCGGCCAGTCTCGAGGCGGAGAGCGGGCCTCCGGGCTTGTACCATTCGACGATTGAGTTGATGGTGCCAAACAGCAGTCTGGTGATGGTGCCGGGATCAATGTCCGTGCGCAGCGTCCCATCCTGCTGGGCGGCGGAAACCAAGCTGGTAATGGTGCGGTCAAAGGTGCGGCGCCGGGCCAGCGCATCGCGTTCCATCTCCGTGTTCCCGCGCAGGCGCAGCAGCAGCGTGACGAAGGGCAGCCGCTCCACGAGTACCCCTATCGTGCCCCTGAGCACAAACTCAAGACGGGCGTCGGCAGCTCCGGAGGTGGCGCCGTCGAGCCTCAACACCGCCTCCAGCCCGCCAAGAGCCTGCTCCAGTGCCAGCCGCAGCAGGTCCTCCTTGGACGGCACATGGTGGTAGATGGCAGATTTTGAGATGCCAAGGTTCTCCGCCAGGATGCCCATGGACGTGGCCTCGTAGCCGTGCTTGTTGAAGACCTCGACGGCGATGCGGAGCACCGATTGCTGGTCATAGCCGGGCCGGCCGCGCTTGCTGGTGGCGGCGGTCGGCGTGGCGGTGGGGAGGGTGGCAGGCATGCTTCCTAGTTTCTCACGCTGTCAGACTTTCGGGCGGTTGTCGTAGATCCGGCGAAGCTTGCCACTGGAGCGGGCCAGGGACCCGGGTTCGACGACGTCGATGGTGCAGGAAGTACCCACATGGATCTTGATCTGCTCCTTCAGGGCCAAGCCGGCAGCGGTGCGCTCGGCCGGTGTCGTGTTTTCGCGCGGCTCGATGTGGACAGTCATCTCGTCCATGCGCCCCGTGCGGTTCAGCTCCAGCTGGAAATGCGGGCTCAGGGCCGGGATGCGCAGGGCGATTTCCTCGATCTGGGAGGGGAAAAGGTTGACCCCGCGAAGGATGATCATGTCGTCGCTACGCCCGGTGATGCGGGCCATCCGGCGCATGGACGGACGAGCCGTGCCCGGCAGCAGGCGGGACAGGTCCTTGGTGCGGTAGCGGATGATCGGCAGCGCCTCCTTGGTCAGCGCCGTAAACACCAGTTCGCCTTCCTGGCCGTCCGGCAGCACTGCATCGGCCCCGATGGCCGGGTTGAAGGGGTCAATGATCTCCGGGCGGAAGTGGTCCTCCCAGATTTGGTTTCCGTCCTTGGTCTCCACGGATTCCCCGGCAACCCCCGGCCCCATGACTTCTGAGAGCCCGTAGATGTCGCACGCGTCGATGCCCAGCCCTTGTTCAAGCTCGTGGCGCATTTCCTCGGTCCACGGCTCGGCGCCGCACACGGCAAACTTCAGTGACGTGGCGCGTGGGTCGATGCCGCGGTGGATCATGGCGTCCATGATCGTCAAAAGATAGGTGGGTGTGCACATGATGGCGTCCGGCTCAAAGTCGGTGATGAGCTGGATCTGCTTTTCCGTCTGTCCGCCGGACATGGGGATGACGGTGGTGCCCAGCGCCTCGGCTCCATAGTGGGCCCCGAGTCCGCCGGTGAACAGGCC
The Arthrobacter alpinus genome window above contains:
- a CDS encoding TetR/AcrR family transcriptional regulator — its product is MPATLPTATPTAATSKRGRPGYDQQSVLRIAVEVFNKHGYEATSMGILAENLGISKSAIYHHVPSKEDLLRLALEQALGGLEAVLRLDGATSGAADARLEFVLRGTIGVLVERLPFVTLLLRLRGNTEMERDALARRRTFDRTITSLVSAAQQDGTLRTDIDPGTITRLLFGTINSIVEWYKPGGPLSASRLADDVISMAFQGLHK
- the paaK gene encoding phenylacetate--CoA ligase PaaK, yielding MTASTPNAPSALDAAELMSRDQLEALQLTRLQHTVAYAYDKVPLYKRKFDETGVHPSDLRELSDLAKFPYTTKEDLRQEYPFGMFAVPQSEVVRIHASSGTTGRPTVVGYTRNDINVWASLVARSMRASGVRPGMLVHNAYGYGLFTGGLGAHYGAEALGTTVIPMSGGQTEKQIQLITDFEPDAIMCTPTYLLTIMDAMIHRGIDPRATSLKFAVCGAEPWTEEMRHELEQGLGIDACDIYGLSEVMGPGVAGESVETKDGNQIWEDHFRPEIIDPFNPAIGADAVLPDGQEGELVFTALTKEALPIIRYRTKDLSRLLPGTARPSMRRMARITGRSDDMIILRGVNLFPSQIEEIALRIPALSPHFQLELNRTGRMDEMTVHIEPRENTTPAERTAAGLALKEQIKIHVGTSCTIDVVEPGSLARSSGKLRRIYDNRPKV
- a CDS encoding DUF427 domain-containing protein — its product is MATKISASLQALSRELRYEPTTKHIRALLGTDVVLDSRRAVIVWEPRRVVPCYAVPADGVAGVLSPAAPAPTGADAPPVLHPGIPFSRHSTPGTAFDVTAGGRTAEAAAFGFEDPDLAGYVAFDSDAFDWLEEDDPVQSHPRDPFHRVDIRHSSRHVRVSTGSSVLAESSAPVMVFETGLAERIYLPPSAVNWELLVATDSVTLCPYKGTASYWKLADGPDGDVAWSYQNPLPEAAELAGYVCFYDNLVDVEEL